DNA sequence from the Coleofasciculus sp. FACHB-T130 genome:
AATAGGAAGAACAGCCCAGCAATCAACAAAATCGGAAAAATTAAATTCCCCAAAAATCCCCAGATAGCTCCATCGTTGCGAGCGGGATGGGTATCAAAGCTGATATTCGCGTTTCTGAGCTTAGCAATCAATTCTGGGGCAGTGGTTGGCAAATCTACCCGCAGCCGTTGGATGCGGTTATCGAGATCCGGATCGACGGCTTCGACAATTGCTGTCCGACCCCCATCGTAGAGGTCAACACTGGTAACTCTTTGGGCATCTAGGTATTCCAGAAAGCGCCCATAGGTCATGCGGGTACTAGCAGTGTTTTTGCCCATATCGGTGGGAGCAGCAGCAAATGCCCCTTGCCAGAGGAAAAACCCTATGACTAAGGCGGGTAATGTCCAAAGTACTAATATTCTCCAGGAAAATTTCATAAATCGGTTGTCTCTAGATACGGCTAATAGAAGCAGATTCAGCGCAGATAAAGCGTTATCACAAACAAGGGATGAGAGCTAGTTGAAGGAACTGAAACATTCCTTTTTTTACCTAATCGAGCAAAACTTTAGGCAGGAAATCCTAGCCAAGAGCTGGATTTGCTACCACCAGGACATTTAGGCTTGTCCCTATAGGGCGAACATTGGCACCTTAAACGTGAACTTAATTAAATTTAACTTAATTCTCATCATTGGATCAACTGACTGCTTCACTTATATCCTTTGAGGGGTTTTGTCAAGAGAAAATAATCATTGCAGATATTCATCTGTGCGAATCTACGCCCACGCCTGAATATCTTGCAATGAATCAGGAAAATAACCTTCCTCCAAAGGATTGACGCGCCTGCTTCCCAGTTTCAATTCTGGTAAGACAGACGCGCCAGTTGGCTTGAAGCGAGCGCCATCAAACTGAGAAACCCAGTTTCTTTAAGAAACTGGGTTTTTATGAGAGTCAAGGAGAGACGACTAGGCAGGACTTCCAGCCAGTAGTAACCTAGTAGGTTTCTACGTGCCAACGACCAGCCTTCTTGATCGTTCTTTGGTATTCGCTCCAAGTCACCCCATCCTTGGCAGCAGCGGCGGAGAGGGCTTCATCAATGCCCCCTTCCATACCCTTCAAACCGCAGATATAGGTGTGGGTATTCTCTTGCTGAATCATTTTCCAGAGTTCATCAGCGTGTTCAGCCACCCGATCCTGAATGTACATTCTGCCGCCTTCGGGGTTTTTCTGTTCCCGGCTGATGGCATAGGTGAGGCGGAAGTTTTCAGGGTACTGCTGTTGCAGTTCTTCAAGTTCTTCCTTGTACAGGATGTTGGGGCTGGTGGGAATCCCGAAAATGAGCCAAGCTAAACCCTTGTATTCGTAGTCGGTGTTAACTGCTCTTTCATTTTCCTTGAACATCCGCCACAGGTAAGCGCGGAATGGCGCAATACCCGTTCCGGTTGCCAACATGATCACGTTGACATTCGGATCTTCTGGTAACAACATTTCTTTACCAGTTGGTCCGGTAATTTTCACATCGTCCCCAACCTGGAGATTGCACAGATGGGTAGAGCAAACACCATAGACCATTTCGCCCGTTTCTGGATGCTTATACTCTAGTTGCCGGACACACAGCGATACAGTCTTGTCATCAACCTTGTCGCCATGACGAGTCGAGGCAATCGAGTACAGTCTTAGTTTGTGGGGTTTGCCCTTGTTGTCATTTCCCGGCGGGATGATGCCAATACTTTGACCTTCTAAATAACGGAGATCCCCTTGGGAGATGTCAAAGATCAGGTGACGAACGGTGCCGATCCCACCCTCACCAACTAACTCTTCATTACTCAGACACTTACCAATAAAGGGATTATTCGGGCGGTAGATATTAACGGGAATATCTTTTTCCGTTTTTTCCTTCGCTTGAGTCATAGGCTTACTCTCTTTTGGTGCTTGAGTGTCCTGTGCGACGGTTTGCGAAGTGGCAGGAGCATTCGTTGCACTTGACTCAACGCTTGCGGCAGCAGGGGAGCTGGGGGAGCTACCCTTAGAGCCATTTGCTCCGTTGTCAGCACCCAGAGGGTGGATGCTGACAATTTTGCCGCCCAAACGAGCGATCCGTTGCATTTCTTGATTCATGCGATTGTAGGGCACTGTGATAAACACGCTGCCACTACGACGAATCGGGTAGTTTACGTTGTCAGTTGCTTCGTTCTGACGCAGGCCCACCACTTCATAAACAAAGACGCGGCTACCAGATTCTGAATTGGCAGTACCGTTGGCTGCTGTGGAATTGTACATTGCTCTTAAATATCTCCGAACCCACCTTCTGTTAACATTCTGCTACAAAGCGGTCTTTCCACCACATATCGCTCTGCTGACCGAGGGCAGGTAAAAGAGGGCAATGACTGAATCTGGATAGTTTCTGGATAGTTAACGTCGCTAATATTAGGGATATTCTTCCTCGCCGGATGGCGATTGGGAAACCCTTCGCTAGCTTTTTTTAGGGTAGCCAGCAATTTATTTAAATAATGTCTCCATTGAGTCAATTTAATTTTTCCTTTCTAAAAATGCACGGCACGCCGTAGCATAAATACTGAGCGAGATGATTCCACTGGGGTTAGCTTGTAGCGTCTATCCCGTTCTGGTAAGATACTGTGTAACATCTAGTATTAAATACTTACTGGACGAAGCTTGAGTCTTCCCCA
Encoded proteins:
- a CDS encoding ATP-dependent metallopeptidase FtsH/Yme1/Tma family protein; its protein translation is MKFSWRILVLWTLPALVIGFFLWQGAFAAAPTDMGKNTASTRMTYGRFLEYLDAQRVTSVDLYDGGRTAIVEAVDPDLDNRIQRLRVDLPTTAPELIAKLRNANISFDTHPARNDGAIWGFLGNLIFPILLIAGLFFLFRRSSNIPGGPGQAMNFGKSKARFQMEAKTGVKFDDVAGIEEAKEELEEVVTFLKLPEKFTAVGAKIPKGVLLIGPPGTGKTLLAKAIAGEAGVPFFSISGSEFVEMFVGVGASRVR
- the petH gene encoding ferredoxin--NADP reductase, producing MYNSTAANGTANSESGSRVFVYEVVGLRQNEATDNVNYPIRRSGSVFITVPYNRMNQEMQRIARLGGKIVSIHPLGADNGANGSKGSSPSSPAAASVESSATNAPATSQTVAQDTQAPKESKPMTQAKEKTEKDIPVNIYRPNNPFIGKCLSNEELVGEGGIGTVRHLIFDISQGDLRYLEGQSIGIIPPGNDNKGKPHKLRLYSIASTRHGDKVDDKTVSLCVRQLEYKHPETGEMVYGVCSTHLCNLQVGDDVKITGPTGKEMLLPEDPNVNVIMLATGTGIAPFRAYLWRMFKENERAVNTDYEYKGLAWLIFGIPTSPNILYKEELEELQQQYPENFRLTYAISREQKNPEGGRMYIQDRVAEHADELWKMIQQENTHTYICGLKGMEGGIDEALSAAAAKDGVTWSEYQRTIKKAGRWHVETY